From Rubripirellula reticaptiva, the proteins below share one genomic window:
- a CDS encoding serine/threonine-protein kinase: protein MTDAKSTASSASLVGTRIGDYQVLRKLGRGGMADVYAARHLSLGRDVALKVLRSNLAGDKDYVERFRREARAAAKLNHPNIVQVFDVGTVKNSHYIAQELIDGENLRESLERRGVLSPEEAVRVLIDVASALEMASDAGITHRDIKPENIMRSHQGIVKVADFGLARLGNGGSDVSRADLTQAGLTLGTPRYMSPEQIQGQAVDARSDLYSLGVSVYHLLAGRPPFEADDPLALAVMHLHETPMPLDRARNRRGPDGNPDLPEWLIAVVSRLMNKLPSERFQSPGELLDAVRNEASTSTLDGFGVGTAAATIRLQRVTDQSNKNRRRKNLRIAAAILLPITCIAGTIWAANAKSTDQLSTLLKPATVLKADTVQQQYLTAVTRNDEAGWNAVSEHFPPTENSTNANYHAKSKLQLARMLIENDQPERADAVLVALLSDPSVERVFQVLAWVDRCRLLNDRGATKELEAAKGQLQALFADVKQSNPTSLDLIQRVVPESDRARWEIN from the coding sequence GTGACCGACGCAAAATCCACCGCCTCGTCGGCCAGTCTCGTTGGCACTCGCATTGGCGACTATCAAGTTCTGCGCAAACTTGGGCGGGGCGGTATGGCCGACGTTTACGCCGCGCGACACTTGTCACTTGGCCGCGACGTCGCACTGAAAGTTTTGCGTAGCAATTTGGCAGGCGACAAAGATTATGTCGAACGATTTCGCCGTGAAGCTCGCGCTGCCGCCAAACTGAACCACCCCAACATCGTGCAAGTCTTTGACGTTGGCACGGTCAAAAATTCGCACTACATCGCACAAGAATTGATCGATGGCGAGAATCTTCGCGAATCCTTGGAACGCCGTGGTGTGCTGTCTCCCGAAGAGGCCGTGCGAGTTTTGATTGACGTTGCATCAGCGCTCGAAATGGCATCGGACGCCGGCATCACGCACCGTGACATCAAGCCTGAAAACATCATGCGGTCACATCAAGGTATCGTAAAAGTCGCCGATTTTGGATTGGCTCGGCTTGGTAACGGTGGCAGCGACGTTAGCCGCGCCGACTTGACTCAAGCCGGTCTGACGCTTGGCACGCCGCGTTACATGAGTCCCGAGCAGATCCAAGGCCAGGCGGTCGATGCACGCAGTGATTTGTATTCGTTGGGTGTGTCCGTCTATCACCTCCTAGCTGGTCGACCGCCATTCGAAGCCGACGACCCACTCGCACTTGCAGTGATGCATTTGCACGAAACACCGATGCCACTCGATCGGGCTCGCAATCGTCGTGGCCCGGACGGTAACCCCGATTTGCCTGAGTGGTTGATCGCGGTTGTATCGCGATTGATGAACAAGTTGCCGAGCGAACGTTTCCAGTCCCCAGGCGAGCTGCTCGATGCGGTTCGCAACGAAGCATCCACATCGACGCTTGACGGTTTCGGTGTTGGCACGGCGGCCGCGACGATTCGCTTGCAACGAGTGACGGATCAATCGAACAAAAATCGCCGCCGAAAAAACTTGCGAATCGCAGCAGCGATCTTATTGCCAATTACCTGTATCGCCGGAACGATTTGGGCAGCAAATGCAAAATCGACCGATCAGTTATCAACTTTGCTGAAACCGGCAACGGTCTTGAAGGCTGACACCGTGCAGCAGCAATACCTAACAGCGGTGACTCGAAACGACGAAGCTGGATGGAACGCAGTGAGCGAACACTTTCCGCCGACCGAGAACTCGACCAACGCCAACTATCATGCCAAATCGAAACTGCAACTCGCTCGGATGCTGATCGAAAACGACCAGCCCGAACGAGCCGACGCGGTCTTGGTTGCTTTGCTGAGCGACCCGTCGGTCGAACGAGTCTTTCAGGTTTTGGCCTGGGTGGACCGCTGTCGATTACTGAACGATCGCGGGGCAACAAAAGAATTGGAAGCAGCCAAGGGACAACTGCAAGCGTTGTTTGCCGACGTCAAGCAAAGCAACCCCACGTCGCTGGACCTGATCCAGCGTGTGGTGCCTGAATCGGATCGCGCCCGATGGGAGATTAATTAG
- a CDS encoding BBP7 family outer membrane beta-barrel protein, with protein MKTNVLRNSAVAIGLGIIGASGVAQAQSPYSAPSRWNNFRPVSEKTQSAGEAAINVKNAANQIKSNAAVEELPAPIAAPDYSTHQSAPYQAAPYQTSPMPSAGFAPCEANGYSTHSYSNHSYSGSPQSSGACGSGVSAYSQAVSSNWDGTTYNGASSCNASGAGARPALFPYFGGANLLFFTLEEGAGRQIATGTNYGTGFNTSLVDPGYSTGFDISAGRYLDNGRFGLGLTYLLWNPGEEQVIGSGAAGAIRASMPQYRDVSLNFGSGPETVYDQIDGASVDSLGATNVRVSRDLQFQGIEANLYSFGLMGAQRAAYAGCGNGSVFGRGLGLGSGCGYGGATGPLARSSSGRVRVMTSHGFRWLQIDDSMETAYNVDGAPGYQAQDIYDNVDVENNLMGYQFGGMLNYCMGKRLNLNIGGKFGLYGNRAELKHRLGTETQLAYLNGDNTQTIDTTSTDTVLATLGELDLGLGYRISNAWTITGGYRVMGITGVASADDNYPNYYSSVAASGNIHADDSYLLHGGYLGMQFNW; from the coding sequence ATGAAAACGAACGTACTACGTAATTCGGCAGTTGCCATTGGACTTGGCATCATCGGTGCCAGTGGCGTTGCCCAAGCTCAGTCACCCTACTCGGCACCATCACGCTGGAACAATTTTCGACCCGTTTCGGAAAAGACCCAATCGGCTGGTGAAGCCGCGATAAATGTAAAGAACGCTGCCAACCAAATCAAATCGAACGCTGCAGTGGAGGAGTTGCCGGCGCCGATCGCTGCGCCTGATTATTCCACTCATCAATCTGCCCCCTATCAAGCTGCACCTTACCAAACATCGCCAATGCCGTCGGCTGGCTTTGCGCCCTGCGAAGCAAACGGATACAGCACACACTCCTACAGCAACCATTCCTATAGCGGATCGCCGCAATCGTCCGGTGCTTGCGGTAGTGGTGTGAGTGCCTATAGCCAAGCGGTTTCGTCCAACTGGGACGGCACGACCTACAACGGTGCATCGTCGTGCAACGCGAGCGGTGCGGGTGCTCGCCCTGCATTGTTTCCTTACTTCGGTGGCGCAAACCTGTTGTTCTTCACGCTTGAAGAAGGCGCCGGACGTCAAATCGCGACGGGAACCAACTACGGCACGGGATTCAACACCTCGCTTGTTGACCCAGGTTATTCGACTGGTTTCGACATCAGCGCCGGACGTTACTTGGATAACGGTCGCTTCGGCTTGGGCCTTACCTACTTGTTGTGGAATCCAGGCGAAGAACAAGTCATCGGATCGGGCGCCGCTGGTGCAATTCGCGCATCGATGCCTCAGTACCGTGACGTCAGCCTGAACTTTGGCAGTGGACCTGAGACTGTCTACGACCAAATCGACGGAGCCTCGGTCGATTCGTTGGGAGCGACCAACGTCCGCGTCTCTCGTGACCTCCAGTTCCAAGGCATCGAAGCGAACTTGTATAGTTTCGGCTTGATGGGGGCTCAGCGGGCTGCCTATGCCGGATGTGGTAACGGTTCAGTATTTGGACGCGGATTGGGGCTGGGCAGTGGTTGTGGATACGGTGGCGCGACTGGGCCGCTGGCTCGATCAAGCAGCGGACGTGTTCGCGTCATGACCAGCCACGGTTTTCGCTGGTTGCAAATCGATGACTCGATGGAAACGGCTTACAACGTCGATGGTGCACCTGGCTATCAAGCACAAGACATCTACGACAATGTTGATGTTGAAAATAACTTGATGGGTTATCAGTTCGGCGGAATGCTGAACTATTGCATGGGCAAGCGTTTGAACTTGAACATTGGCGGTAAGTTTGGCTTGTACGGTAACCGTGCTGAACTGAAGCACCGTTTGGGAACCGAAACGCAACTTGCTTACTTGAACGGCGACAACACTCAAACGATCGATACCACATCAACCGACACCGTTCTGGCAACGCTAGGCGAATTGGATCTGGGGCTTGGCTATCGTATCAGCAACGCTTGGACGATCACCGGTGGCTACCGAGTAATGGGAATCACGGGTGTTGCAAGTGCGGATGACAACTATCCGAACTACTACTCGTCGGTTGCCGCCAGCGGCAACATTCATGCCGACGACAGCTACCTGCTGCACGGCGGATACCTTGGCATGCAGTTCAACTGGTAA
- a CDS encoding ABC1 kinase family protein yields the protein MKITAIPQLYRNVKRWREILTVLRRYGLADWLTQFRLPFRDVLKDRGGVPLSQYSREQRVRMALVDLGPTFIKVGQVLAARPDLVGPKLGEELKRLRANVHPDSIEQVRETLSAELGSDYEKHFQSIDAVPLATASIGQVHRAILNDGRHVVIKVQRSNIERMMRQDIEVLTGVAQLAQRVDAFAAWGPTEMVRQLGPMISRELDFTRERHNLEQFAEMFDRNRSDVIVPRPHKPLCTRRVLVMDELVGQPLSEFLSDEVDKIDETTEAVKCDRLAIKHRLCETIADVYLMMIFDEAVFHADPHMGNLIVMESGQLGILDFGMIGRIDENLRETIEDMLVAISSGDQNRLTRLVRRIGDTPPSLDESRLAIDVAEFIGTYGKQSFGEFDLTGALNELSDVLHRHAIKLPNQSALLLKMLISLEGTLRELGASFDSLDVVKKYVRGSMIRRLSPRRRIRQARRVYLETENFLESAPDELITLLKMARQGSLRVTLEHQKLGPTVNRLVLGLMASAVFLGSSLLLAMKVPPLLFHEPGAFGIQDLSLIGTFGAFSSITVMMWLVLAINRSGHLTRGNDD from the coding sequence AACGGTGGCGGGAAATCTTGACCGTCTTGCGCCGTTATGGACTGGCCGACTGGTTGACCCAGTTTCGGTTGCCGTTTCGCGATGTTTTGAAGGATCGCGGTGGCGTACCGCTGTCACAATACTCGCGGGAACAGCGTGTGCGAATGGCGCTAGTTGACCTCGGCCCAACCTTCATCAAAGTCGGGCAAGTCTTGGCGGCTCGCCCGGATTTGGTTGGCCCCAAGCTCGGCGAGGAGTTGAAGCGATTGCGTGCGAATGTTCATCCGGATTCGATTGAACAAGTTCGGGAAACATTGTCGGCCGAATTGGGCAGCGACTACGAAAAACATTTTCAATCCATCGACGCAGTACCGCTTGCGACCGCATCCATCGGTCAAGTGCATCGCGCAATATTGAATGACGGCAGGCACGTTGTCATCAAGGTCCAGCGATCGAATATCGAGCGAATGATGCGGCAAGACATCGAGGTCTTGACTGGCGTCGCGCAGTTGGCCCAGCGAGTCGATGCGTTTGCTGCATGGGGGCCAACCGAGATGGTCCGGCAACTCGGACCAATGATCAGTCGTGAACTTGATTTTACTCGCGAACGTCACAACCTCGAGCAATTTGCTGAGATGTTCGATCGCAATCGATCCGACGTTATCGTTCCACGCCCGCACAAACCGCTCTGCACACGCCGAGTTTTGGTAATGGACGAGTTGGTCGGTCAGCCATTATCGGAATTCTTGTCTGACGAAGTCGACAAGATCGACGAGACGACCGAAGCCGTTAAATGTGACCGGCTCGCAATCAAACATCGTTTGTGCGAAACGATCGCCGATGTTTACCTGATGATGATCTTTGACGAAGCCGTCTTCCATGCTGATCCTCACATGGGCAACTTGATCGTGATGGAGAGCGGACAGTTGGGGATTCTCGATTTCGGAATGATCGGTCGCATCGACGAGAATCTGCGAGAGACGATCGAAGACATGTTGGTGGCAATTTCATCGGGTGATCAGAACCGACTAACGCGATTGGTTCGCCGGATTGGTGATACGCCACCGAGTTTAGATGAGTCTCGGCTTGCGATCGATGTTGCCGAATTCATTGGCACATACGGTAAGCAAAGCTTTGGCGAGTTTGATCTGACGGGGGCGCTAAATGAGTTGTCTGACGTGCTGCATCGTCATGCCATCAAGCTGCCGAATCAATCGGCGCTGCTGTTGAAAATGTTGATCTCGCTCGAGGGAACGTTGCGAGAACTGGGCGCCAGCTTTGATTCGTTGGACGTGGTAAAAAAATACGTTCGTGGTTCGATGATCCGGCGGCTCAGTCCAAGACGCCGTATTCGTCAGGCTAGACGTGTGTACTTGGAAACGGAAAACTTCCTAGAGTCCGCGCCGGACGAATTGATCACACTGCTGAAGATGGCTCGGCAAGGTAGCTTGCGCGTCACGCTGGAGCATCAAAAGCTGGGGCCGACCGTCAACCGTCTCGTCTTGGGTTTGATGGCCAGTGCAGTGTTTCTGGGGTCGTCGCTTTTGTTGGCGATGAAAGTTCCACCGCTATTGTTTCACGAGCCAGGCGCCTTTGGGATCCAGGACCTCAGCCTGATTGGAACCTTTGGTGCATTCAGCAGCATTACGGTAATGATGTGGTTGGTGCTTGCCATCAACCGCAGTGGGCACCTGACTCGCGGCAACGACGACTGA